One Coccinella septempunctata chromosome 1, icCocSept1.1, whole genome shotgun sequence DNA window includes the following coding sequences:
- the LOC123321830 gene encoding dnaJ homolog subfamily C member 17-like, translating into MDASTLEGPDFDLYEVLDIEPSCSINDMKKAYRKKALQCHPDKNPDNPDAAVEFHKLTRILAILSDEKVRLSYDKILRGREEAALRHKELDSKRKKFKEDLESRNALLTIRD; encoded by the exons ATGGATGCATCGACATTAGAAGGTCCTGATTTCGACCTTTATGAAGTTTTGGATATAGAGCCTTCTTGTTCTATAAATGAT ATGAAAAAAGCTTACAGAAAAAAAGCCCTCCAATGCCATCCTGATAAAAATCCAGATAATCCAGATGCAGCTGTAGAATTTCATAAGCTCACTAGAATCTTGGCAATATTATCAGATGAAAAAGTTAGACTGTCATATGATAAAATATTAAGAGGTCGTGAAGAAGCAGCTTTAAGACATAAAGAATTGGATAgcaaacgaaaaaaatttaaggagGATCTAGAAAGCAGGAACGCCTTGCTAACAATCAGGGACTGA